A DNA window from Paraburkholderia sp. IMGN_8 contains the following coding sequences:
- a CDS encoding GGDEF domain-containing protein produces MSTTISIEEPPRIIGIVTKVYSGLLIIGFALIPAYLIAYLAFFQDPSLKFENHAFHEIAIAAATLEGLFVTYVTWRCYLSSGEPQLRWLTLGFLGFVLVYALHGVFTGMAHHNIWLFLLYGPASRLVMSVLLLVGLLSYHHAPDAVERRSKPRPWLTAIAGFVLIDLVVGLIANSSIAGSLSVRLSMEGGALIFSTLNVMALLLRRIRSPLMVIYGISITSFALASLAFILGKPWNHMWWLAHAIFAAGFFLLSYGVVQAFRTTRSFSTIYGQEELMARLAEAMARTESALQELQRTNHKLEHLAATDPLTGAANRREFIQQVETEIARARRGGAPFSLLALDLDHFKLINDNYGHQVGDEVLQRFVQKCLGAIRPYDGVARVGGEEFMVLLPKAALDAARSIAERVRGAVATEDFYTGTGRAVAVTVSVGISEFGRDGDTIDTLLRVADERLYRAKHDGRNRVVAG; encoded by the coding sequence ATGAGCACGACCATCTCAATCGAAGAGCCGCCCCGCATTATCGGGATCGTGACCAAGGTCTACTCGGGCTTGCTGATCATTGGTTTTGCGCTCATTCCCGCCTACCTGATTGCTTATCTGGCTTTCTTTCAAGACCCGAGCCTGAAGTTCGAAAACCACGCGTTCCACGAAATCGCGATCGCGGCCGCGACGCTCGAGGGGCTGTTTGTCACCTATGTAACCTGGCGTTGTTATCTGTCGTCGGGTGAACCGCAACTGCGGTGGCTGACTTTGGGCTTTCTAGGCTTTGTGCTGGTCTATGCGCTACACGGCGTATTCACCGGCATGGCTCACCACAATATCTGGCTGTTCCTGCTCTACGGACCAGCATCGCGTCTGGTGATGTCGGTGCTGCTGCTGGTCGGGCTTCTCTCGTATCACCACGCGCCGGACGCGGTCGAGCGGCGCTCGAAGCCGCGCCCGTGGCTGACCGCGATCGCCGGGTTCGTCCTGATCGACCTGGTCGTTGGACTCATCGCGAACTCGTCAATTGCGGGCAGCCTTTCGGTGCGACTGTCGATGGAGGGCGGGGCGCTCATCTTCTCGACGCTGAACGTCATGGCGCTGCTGCTGCGTCGCATTCGCTCGCCGCTGATGGTGATCTACGGCATCTCGATCACCTCCTTCGCGCTTGCGTCTCTCGCGTTCATTCTCGGCAAGCCCTGGAATCACATGTGGTGGCTGGCGCACGCGATCTTTGCCGCCGGCTTTTTCCTGCTAAGTTATGGCGTCGTTCAAGCGTTTCGCACGACGCGGTCCTTTTCGACGATCTACGGGCAGGAAGAATTGATGGCTCGCCTCGCGGAGGCGATGGCACGCACAGAAAGCGCGCTGCAGGAGCTCCAACGCACCAATCACAAGCTCGAGCACCTCGCCGCAACCGATCCGCTGACGGGTGCCGCGAATCGGCGCGAGTTTATTCAACAAGTGGAAACGGAAATCGCACGAGCCAGGCGAGGCGGTGCGCCGTTCTCGCTGCTGGCGCTGGATCTCGACCACTTCAAATTGATCAACGACAACTATGGCCATCAGGTGGGTGACGAGGTGTTGCAACGATTCGTGCAGAAATGCCTCGGTGCCATTCGTCCCTATGACGGCGTGGCGCGGGTTGGTGGCGAAGAGTTTATGGTGCTGCTGCCCAAAGCCGCGCTAGACGCGGCCCGTTCGATCGCGGAGCGCGTGCGGGGCGCCGTGGCCACCGAGGACTTCTATACCGGAACCGGGCGGGCCGTCGCCGTTACCGTCAGTGTTGGCATCTCGGAGTTCGGCCGCGACGGAGACACGATCGACACCCTCTTACGAGTCGCCGATGAGCGACTCTATCGAGCCAAGCACGATGGCCGTAACCGCGTGGTGGCCGGATAG
- a CDS encoding helix-turn-helix domain-containing protein produces the protein MLANGIAYNRFDVSGLPPQQQLLAYWEQLGQIIEIVPLREQVLQPFICINDRYDIGEFRISDTYTDHVMIERTVARISRDSARGIGFTIFLDGEAHSATTLAKKREYLLCGGSVLATDFEQPIRLRRQACRYITLVVPSNLLRHVFSDPGALHGRVLDPSRPATRLIVECATTLVENFRYMPFEDGHRKLTGLIELIAAAFGEEAGLSGSKRAVGRALMFEYTRRYVRENIQEYELSPDSVIESLGLPRSTIYRLFEHEGGLGAYIRHLRLRAAADELVRFPNVPIKDVGYSVGFKSASDFTRAFRRAYEITPQEMRLNDYRYLHAEQR, from the coding sequence ATGCTCGCGAATGGCATCGCTTACAACCGATTCGATGTTTCCGGGCTGCCGCCGCAACAGCAATTGCTGGCTTATTGGGAGCAGCTTGGCCAGATTATCGAGATCGTGCCGTTGCGTGAGCAGGTTCTACAGCCCTTTATCTGCATCAACGACCGTTACGACATCGGCGAATTCCGTATCAGCGACACCTATACCGATCACGTCATGATCGAACGCACCGTCGCCCGCATTTCGCGCGATAGCGCGCGCGGCATCGGTTTTACCATCTTCCTGGACGGTGAAGCTCATTCGGCAACGACGCTCGCCAAGAAGCGCGAGTACCTCTTGTGTGGGGGCAGCGTACTTGCCACCGACTTTGAACAACCCATACGTTTGCGGCGGCAGGCGTGCCGGTACATCACGCTCGTTGTGCCCTCCAACCTGCTGCGACACGTGTTCTCTGACCCGGGAGCACTACACGGACGCGTGCTCGACCCGAGCAGGCCTGCCACGCGGCTTATCGTCGAGTGCGCTACGACGCTAGTCGAGAACTTCCGATACATGCCGTTCGAGGATGGTCATCGCAAGCTCACCGGCCTCATTGAACTGATCGCAGCCGCATTCGGGGAAGAGGCTGGTTTGAGTGGCAGCAAACGAGCCGTCGGCCGTGCGCTCATGTTCGAATATACGCGACGCTACGTTCGCGAAAACATACAGGAATACGAACTATCGCCCGATAGCGTAATTGAATCGTTGGGGCTCCCACGCAGCACGATTTATCGGCTATTCGAACATGAAGGCGGGCTTGGTGCTTATATCCGTCATCTTCGCTTGCGCGCCGCCGCAGACGAGCTCGTTCGATTTCCGAACGTTCCGATCAAGGACGTTGGCTATTCAGTCGGCTTTAAAAGCGCATCCGACTTTACGCGTGCCTTTCGGCGCGCCTACGAGATAACACCTCAAGAAATGCGCCTGAACGACTACCGATATCTTCATGCTGAACAGCGGTAG
- a CDS encoding phosphatase PAP2 family protein, producing the protein MNSLDTVIETLLTNLSFGFLLNHAIRAVTDLYTFKGLVLIPVLWWIWFQPGERREWQREIVIATIVSGLLALATGRLLADLLPFRVRPVYDPNLNLHFAFDPQRDAVLTTWSSFPSDHAMLWMSVATGIFIVWRRVGVLALLYTVIFICIPRAYLGYHHPTDLLAGAAIGIAITYVMTRDSVRARYAPQSLRWIERYPGQFSMLAFVLCLELVTQFDELRKLASSASKFL; encoded by the coding sequence ATGAACAGCTTAGATACGGTCATCGAGACACTTCTTACAAACCTGAGCTTTGGCTTTCTACTTAACCATGCAATAAGAGCCGTCACAGATCTGTATACGTTCAAGGGTCTCGTGCTCATCCCCGTTTTGTGGTGGATATGGTTCCAACCTGGCGAGCGTCGCGAATGGCAGCGCGAAATTGTCATCGCAACGATCGTGAGTGGTCTGTTGGCACTCGCTACGGGAAGACTACTCGCTGATTTATTGCCATTCCGGGTACGTCCTGTCTACGACCCCAACCTCAATCTGCACTTTGCATTTGACCCGCAACGGGATGCCGTGCTGACAACATGGAGTTCGTTTCCGAGCGATCACGCAATGCTGTGGATGTCGGTCGCGACAGGCATTTTCATTGTCTGGCGCCGAGTTGGTGTGCTGGCGCTTCTGTACACCGTTATCTTCATTTGCATCCCGCGCGCCTATCTCGGCTATCACCACCCGACCGATTTACTCGCGGGGGCCGCGATTGGGATCGCCATTACCTACGTCATGACGCGGGACTCCGTTAGAGCGCGTTATGCGCCTCAATCGTTGCGATGGATTGAACGCTACCCAGGACAGTTTTCGATGCTGGCGTTCGTCCTTTGCCTCGAACTGGTCACCCAGTTCGACGAACTACGGAAGTTAGCGAGCTCCGCTTCCAAATTTCTGTGA
- a CDS encoding SMP-30/gluconolaconase/LRE-like region family protein, with amino-acid sequence MIVKRIYTALLAAILVATIAPECQAQYTTAWMANTFGTNANRVGNAARSMWVASEGVIYTASMWDENEGGVAMYQNGQNIGSLGAHGEFQGGAITGNATSIFAALQFNKTHGSGKVGRYDRTSRTSDLLIAVSATTTERRADVITGLATSGSLLYASDFPGNRVRVFTTAGVWQRDISVSGPGALAVDGAGNIWVAQKNLGTIVEFNPAGASLNTIQMSAASRPSALFFDAVNTQLMVGDEGPDMNIKIYNVASTPFRAGTFGIRGGYLDTTAGIKGQVGDKRFTRVTGIGKDSAGNLYVLNNPWGGTWDLGRDGGTDIHAYDGAGHLRWTLQSLNFEGNAAPDPATDGAYFYGGTNIYAGTNGGTFVANTVDPIDYPGDPRIDIHDHGRGEHFAQLATVGAKRILVAAGQNPDIFYFFHFNAANGYIAIPDATIPGTAFNTSARIRNGFCLDNKGDVWAGLDKTNTISHYPLTGFDASGKPNWGAAISKPIPGTIAPLTRIIYLPETDTMILAQGIVGSIDWTAIGSRVEVYHGWLAGNTTVPNPVINITSANPKSITAAGNYLFVGYVHTVPNIDAFNLTTGKLDNTLVNSSPNTVYPGNDVDSMYGLRSYLRSTGEYVVTKDNYNGSGIVVYRWTPKSTTVLATKTLVSPFK; translated from the coding sequence ATGATTGTGAAACGAATCTATACCGCGTTGCTTGCGGCAATCCTGGTCGCAACGATTGCACCGGAATGTCAGGCGCAGTACACCACCGCCTGGATGGCGAACACATTCGGGACCAACGCCAACCGCGTGGGTAATGCCGCCCGTTCCATGTGGGTAGCGTCTGAGGGCGTTATCTATACGGCGTCCATGTGGGACGAGAACGAGGGCGGCGTTGCGATGTATCAGAATGGCCAGAACATCGGTTCCCTGGGCGCGCACGGCGAATTTCAGGGCGGCGCCATTACGGGCAATGCAACTTCGATCTTCGCTGCTTTGCAATTTAACAAGACTCACGGCAGCGGCAAGGTGGGCCGATACGACCGAACCAGTCGCACTTCCGATCTTCTCATCGCCGTCAGCGCGACGACCACCGAGCGGCGGGCGGATGTCATCACCGGACTCGCGACCTCAGGCTCACTCCTCTATGCGAGCGACTTTCCAGGCAATCGGGTCCGGGTCTTCACCACCGCCGGCGTCTGGCAGCGGGATATTAGCGTCTCAGGTCCGGGCGCGCTCGCCGTGGACGGCGCAGGAAATATCTGGGTTGCGCAGAAGAACTTGGGCACCATCGTCGAATTCAATCCGGCCGGCGCGTCGCTGAACACCATCCAGATGTCGGCTGCCTCTCGACCGTCCGCGCTATTTTTCGATGCGGTGAACACGCAGCTCATGGTCGGCGACGAGGGGCCCGACATGAACATCAAGATCTACAACGTAGCGAGTACACCATTTCGGGCCGGCACGTTCGGCATTCGGGGCGGTTATCTCGACACTACGGCTGGCATCAAAGGCCAGGTGGGTGACAAGCGGTTTACCCGCGTCACCGGCATCGGCAAAGACTCCGCCGGCAACCTGTATGTGCTGAACAATCCATGGGGCGGAACCTGGGACCTCGGTCGCGACGGCGGCACCGACATCCACGCCTACGACGGCGCAGGACACCTTCGATGGACGCTTCAGTCGCTCAACTTCGAAGGGAACGCCGCGCCTGATCCGGCCACAGACGGCGCTTACTTCTATGGAGGCACCAACATCTACGCTGGTACCAATGGAGGAACCTTCGTAGCGAACACCGTCGATCCAATCGATTATCCAGGCGACCCACGAATCGACATTCACGATCACGGACGCGGTGAGCACTTTGCTCAACTCGCCACCGTCGGCGCAAAGCGGATCCTTGTGGCGGCCGGCCAGAATCCCGATATCTTCTACTTCTTCCACTTCAACGCTGCGAATGGCTACATCGCCATTCCAGACGCGACGATTCCGGGTACTGCATTCAATACGAGTGCAAGGATCCGCAATGGGTTCTGCCTTGATAACAAAGGGGACGTCTGGGCGGGCTTGGACAAGACGAATACCATCTCGCACTATCCGCTGACCGGCTTTGACGCGAGCGGTAAGCCGAATTGGGGAGCAGCGATTTCAAAGCCCATTCCGGGCACCATCGCACCGCTGACGCGAATCATTTACTTGCCCGAGACCGACACCATGATTCTGGCGCAAGGCATTGTCGGCAGCATAGACTGGACGGCGATCGGGTCGAGGGTTGAGGTGTATCACGGCTGGCTCGCAGGCAACACCACCGTTCCCAATCCGGTGATCAACATTACCAGCGCGAATCCCAAGTCGATCACGGCAGCCGGCAACTACCTCTTTGTTGGGTACGTGCACACCGTGCCCAACATCGACGCCTTCAATCTCACCACAGGCAAGCTGGACAACACGTTGGTCAACAGCAGTCCCAATACCGTGTACCCCGGCAATGACGTAGATTCGATGTACGGCCTTAGATCGTACCTTCGCTCGACCGGAGAGTACGTGGTGACGAAGGACAACTACAACGGCTCCGGCATCGTTGTTTATCGTTGGACCCCGAAATCAACCACCGTGCTCGCCACGAAAACACTGGTTTCTCCTTTCAAATGA
- a CDS encoding winged helix-turn-helix domain-containing protein → MQGQRFTFGPFLLNLDNGTLQRQGERVAVGRRGILLLAALLKRPGEIVTKAELMDAAWPGTAVEESNLSVQIALLRKAVGLASDGEGWITTIPRIGYCLKGSVATSEEAVDQPSKKPSLAILPFANLSNDTDQDFFADGLADEIITTLSKIPGLVVIARSSSFAYKGMSIDVRRIASELGARYIVDGSIRKSGDRIRVVAQLSDGVSGSHLWAERYDRELHDMFAVQDEVARKIVAELNAALSPVEVALYPGVASGGTTHMEAYQCFLRGRAMQRGATQNVAVFERTSDLFRQAIALDPDYPAPYAALGMALAYAYYNRWTDDPERSLTEAES, encoded by the coding sequence ATGCAGGGACAGCGTTTCACCTTCGGTCCGTTCTTACTTAATCTCGACAACGGAACGCTGCAGCGGCAAGGGGAGCGCGTGGCGGTTGGGCGCCGGGGCATCCTGCTTTTGGCCGCTCTGCTCAAGCGGCCGGGAGAGATTGTCACCAAAGCGGAGCTCATGGACGCGGCTTGGCCTGGGACCGCTGTCGAGGAGAGCAATCTTTCGGTCCAGATCGCTCTGCTGCGAAAGGCGGTTGGCCTCGCGTCCGATGGCGAGGGGTGGATCACCACCATTCCGCGCATTGGATATTGTTTGAAGGGCTCTGTTGCGACTTCTGAAGAAGCTGTCGACCAGCCTTCAAAAAAGCCGTCACTGGCAATCCTCCCGTTCGCCAATCTCAGCAACGATACCGATCAGGACTTCTTCGCCGACGGGCTGGCGGACGAGATCATCACAACGTTATCGAAGATCCCGGGCCTGGTCGTGATCGCCCGAAGCTCCAGCTTTGCCTACAAGGGCATGTCCATAGACGTGCGACGCATCGCAAGCGAGCTCGGCGCCCGCTACATTGTCGACGGGAGTATTCGGAAAAGCGGCGACCGCATTCGCGTGGTCGCACAATTGAGTGATGGGGTAAGCGGTAGCCATCTGTGGGCCGAACGATACGACCGGGAACTTCATGACATGTTCGCGGTACAGGACGAGGTCGCTCGAAAGATCGTTGCTGAGCTAAACGCCGCGTTGAGCCCAGTTGAGGTCGCCCTATACCCCGGCGTTGCATCCGGCGGAACGACGCATATGGAAGCCTACCAGTGCTTCCTGCGAGGCCGCGCGATGCAGCGGGGCGCGACGCAGAATGTTGCCGTCTTCGAGCGAACGAGCGACCTGTTCCGGCAGGCGATCGCTCTCGATCCGGACTATCCGGCCCCCTATGCGGCGCTAGGCATGGCCCTCGCCTATGCCTATTACAACCGCTGGACCGACGACCCCGAACGCTCGCTCACCGAAGCCGAGAGCTGA
- a CDS encoding alpha/beta hydrolase, translated as MSTTWCWSTAASSTVVAPILPPVNGFLMLDKTKFAAAFAGDVKAERAAFLANAQVPWGVDALAGEVASAAWRAKPSWYLVTKDDKMIPPDAQREMSRRAGATVVETPGSHAVYESKPAAVAALIEQAATSRN; from the coding sequence GTGTCAACAACGTGGTGCTGGTCCACGGCGGCTTCGTCGACGGTGGTGGCCCCCATCCTGCCGCCGGTCAATGGCTTCCTGATGCTGGACAAGACGAAGTTCGCTGCGGCCTTCGCTGGCGACGTGAAAGCTGAACGTGCCGCCTTCCTGGCGAACGCCCAAGTGCCATGGGGAGTGGACGCTCTGGCTGGTGAAGTCGCCTCGGCTGCCTGGCGCGCGAAGCCGAGCTGGTACCTGGTCACCAAGGACGACAAGATGATTCCACCGGACGCTCAGCGCGAGATGTCCAGGCGCGCCGGCGCCACGGTAGTTGAAACGCCGGGCAGCCATGCCGTATACGAGTCGAAGCCTGCTGCTGTCGCGGCCCTCATCGAGCAAGCCGCTACTTCGAGAAACTAG
- a CDS encoding entericidin A/B family lipoprotein, which produces MTRLIVLLLVAGTAVLAGCNTIAGAGEDISKGGQTIRNSAEQAK; this is translated from the coding sequence ATGACACGACTCATTGTTTTGCTTCTAGTCGCTGGTACTGCTGTCCTTGCGGGCTGCAACACGATAGCTGGAGCCGGCGAGGACATATCGAAAGGTGGCCAGACCATCCGTAACTCGGCCGAGCAAGCCAAATAA
- a CDS encoding adenylate/guanylate cyclase domain-containing protein: MDIDQWLYALGLEQYAPAFAENDIDLAMLAQLDDADLKELGVVSLGHRKRLLAAIADQRDAVLCAASPAVNAPASERRQVTILFADLCGFTALSQTLDPEELRELTGRYTALVDGIVLSYGGTIDKHIGDAVMAIFGAPRAHDTDPLRAARAALEIHEALNGLGKQVSPPLRAHVGIASGEVVAGPLDRADVQDYTVLGDSVNLAARLVAAAGPGETLLSDSVHRALGNCVMSDAVGAMRFKGIDSPVRVWRLRGLAFEPVTPSRSVFVGRKAELEQFKGLARACLEQRAGQVVYVRGEAGIGKTRLVDEMRRFVETLGFVSHRGLVLDFGVGKGQDPIRTIVGSLLDLRPAAGSDEQRAAAGRVAASGAVGPDQLMFLHDILDLTQTGEWRTLYDAMDNAARTRGKRAVTAAITENVCRHQPTMIVVEDLHWADPQVLGYLAALAGAIANGPGLLAMTSRVDGDPLDAAWRASCRGTPFTTIDLGPLRSDEALNLAGSFIDATERVARACIERAGGNPLFLEQLLHNAEEGSEEAVPATIQSLVLARMDRLTPRDREAFQAASVIGQRFGLALLRRLIDAPEYVCDGLVANALVLPEGEDFLFSHALIQESAYSTLLRARRRDLHRLAADWFVATDPVLRAQHLDRAEDKRAPQAYLDAAIAQRAAYFTEAALRLVERGLQIAQSDTDRHALICFRGELQRDLGDIAASIATYRAAVAAAPDEASLCQSQLGLAEGLRVSEGLAEALSLLDAAQQVAQRLDKVPELARLHHLRGNILFPLGRIEDCRTEHERGLAYAQRLGLPEAEARALGGLADAAYAQGRMRTAFGHFSRCVALSREHGFGRIEVANRSMAGFSRIYLNQARAAREDVSAAAPAAALVGQPRAQMLCETLGAFACYEMGDMAAALTHLERETQIIRQLGARRFEAQNLEMRARVLLDSGRRREAAELLREALAICREVGTQFSAPKAVGALSRAVEDDGERVRLLAEGADMLHRGAVGHNHLWFYRDAIEAMLSAGDAAGALRYVTALEDYTRAEPLPWAELFVARGRALARAQQDHPGEEAQRELKRARAALVEAGFNSYLPAVDAALVA; encoded by the coding sequence ATGGATATCGATCAGTGGCTATATGCATTGGGGCTTGAACAATACGCACCTGCATTTGCCGAGAACGACATCGATCTCGCGATGCTGGCACAGCTCGACGACGCGGACCTGAAGGAACTCGGCGTCGTCTCGCTCGGCCACCGTAAGCGCCTGCTGGCGGCGATTGCCGATCAGCGCGACGCCGTATTGTGCGCAGCGTCGCCTGCTGTGAATGCGCCGGCAAGCGAGCGCCGACAAGTCACCATTCTCTTCGCCGATCTGTGCGGTTTTACCGCGCTGTCGCAAACGCTCGATCCTGAAGAGTTGCGCGAGTTAACCGGTCGTTACACAGCGCTCGTCGATGGGATCGTCCTCAGTTACGGCGGCACGATCGACAAGCACATCGGCGATGCCGTCATGGCAATCTTCGGTGCACCGCGCGCGCACGATACCGATCCGCTGCGCGCGGCGCGTGCCGCGTTGGAGATTCATGAGGCCCTCAACGGACTGGGCAAGCAAGTGTCGCCTCCGCTGAGGGCGCATGTGGGCATTGCCAGCGGCGAAGTGGTAGCGGGTCCGCTCGACCGCGCAGACGTTCAGGACTATACGGTCCTCGGCGACTCCGTGAACCTCGCCGCCCGGTTGGTTGCCGCCGCCGGTCCCGGGGAAACGCTGCTCTCCGATAGCGTGCATCGCGCGCTCGGCAACTGCGTGATGAGCGACGCCGTCGGTGCGATGCGCTTCAAGGGGATCGACTCGCCGGTACGAGTATGGCGTCTGCGCGGTCTCGCCTTTGAACCCGTCACGCCAAGCCGCAGTGTGTTTGTCGGCCGCAAGGCTGAACTCGAGCAGTTCAAGGGCCTCGCCCGCGCGTGCCTCGAACAGCGGGCCGGCCAAGTCGTCTATGTCCGCGGTGAGGCGGGCATTGGCAAGACGCGGCTCGTCGACGAGATGCGCCGCTTCGTCGAAACGCTGGGCTTTGTCAGTCACCGCGGCCTCGTACTGGATTTCGGCGTGGGCAAAGGCCAGGACCCCATCCGCACCATCGTCGGCAGCCTGCTGGACCTGCGGCCCGCGGCCGGGTCCGATGAACAGCGCGCCGCCGCCGGACGGGTTGCCGCATCCGGGGCCGTCGGCCCCGATCAGCTGATGTTTCTCCACGACATCCTCGACCTCACGCAAACCGGCGAATGGCGCACGCTTTACGACGCGATGGACAATGCTGCACGCACGCGCGGCAAGCGCGCGGTCACCGCAGCGATCACGGAGAATGTCTGCCGGCACCAGCCAACCATGATTGTCGTGGAAGACCTGCATTGGGCCGACCCGCAGGTGCTCGGTTATCTCGCCGCCCTTGCCGGTGCCATCGCGAACGGTCCAGGCCTGCTTGCGATGACGTCGCGCGTGGACGGCGATCCGCTCGACGCGGCCTGGCGTGCAAGTTGCCGCGGCACGCCCTTCACCACGATAGACCTCGGCCCGCTGCGCAGCGACGAGGCGCTGAACCTTGCCGGCAGCTTTATCGATGCGACCGAGCGTGTCGCGCGTGCCTGCATCGAGCGAGCCGGCGGCAATCCGCTGTTCCTCGAGCAACTCCTGCATAACGCCGAGGAAGGCAGCGAGGAAGCGGTCCCCGCGACGATCCAGAGCCTCGTGCTGGCGCGCATGGACCGGCTGACTCCGCGCGACCGCGAGGCGTTCCAGGCTGCCTCGGTAATCGGACAGCGCTTTGGCCTCGCCTTGCTCCGGCGGTTGATCGATGCACCGGAGTATGTCTGTGACGGTCTCGTCGCCAACGCGCTCGTCCTGCCCGAAGGCGAAGATTTCCTATTTTCGCACGCGCTCATCCAGGAGAGCGCCTACTCGACGCTTTTGCGGGCGCGCCGGCGCGACTTGCACCGCCTGGCGGCCGACTGGTTTGTGGCGACCGACCCGGTGCTGCGCGCCCAGCATCTCGATCGCGCCGAGGACAAGCGCGCACCGCAGGCCTATCTCGACGCCGCGATCGCACAACGCGCCGCCTATTTCACCGAGGCGGCATTGCGGCTAGTCGAGCGAGGTCTGCAAATCGCACAATCGGATACGGATCGCCACGCGCTGATCTGTTTCAGGGGCGAACTCCAACGAGATCTCGGCGACATCGCCGCATCTATCGCGACGTACCGTGCGGCCGTGGCCGCCGCTCCTGACGAAGCGAGTCTCTGTCAGTCCCAACTTGGGCTCGCCGAGGGTCTGCGGGTGAGCGAAGGCCTCGCCGAAGCCCTCTCGCTGCTCGACGCCGCCCAGCAAGTGGCGCAACGTCTGGATAAGGTGCCTGAACTCGCGCGCCTGCATCACCTGCGCGGCAACATCCTCTTTCCGCTTGGCAGGATCGAAGATTGCCGCACCGAGCATGAGCGCGGGCTTGCCTATGCACAGCGCCTCGGCTTGCCGGAAGCCGAGGCGCGCGCGCTCGGCGGCCTCGCGGATGCTGCCTACGCGCAAGGGCGCATGCGCACCGCTTTCGGGCACTTTAGCCGGTGCGTTGCGTTAAGCCGCGAACACGGCTTCGGCCGCATCGAGGTCGCTAATCGTTCGATGGCCGGCTTCAGCAGGATCTACCTCAACCAGGCACGCGCGGCGCGCGAGGACGTAAGCGCCGCCGCACCGGCCGCCGCGCTGGTCGGTCAGCCGCGTGCGCAGATGCTGTGCGAAACGTTGGGCGCCTTTGCCTGCTACGAAATGGGCGACATGGCGGCGGCCCTCACCCATCTCGAACGCGAGACGCAGATCATCCGTCAACTGGGAGCTCGCCGCTTCGAGGCCCAGAATCTGGAAATGCGGGCGCGAGTGCTGCTCGATAGCGGGCGTCGGCGAGAGGCCGCCGAATTGTTGCGTGAAGCGCTGGCGATTTGCCGCGAGGTGGGAACGCAGTTCAGCGCGCCCAAGGCCGTGGGTGCACTGAGCCGCGCTGTCGAGGACGACGGCGAACGGGTGCGTCTGCTCGCCGAAGGTGCCGATATGTTGCATCGCGGCGCGGTTGGTCACAATCACCTGTGGTTCTATCGCGATGCGATCGAAGCGATGCTGTCCGCCGGCGACGCAGCCGGCGCACTGCGCTATGTCACCGCGCTCGAAGACTATACGCGCGCTGAGCCGCTGCCGTGGGCGGAGCTGTTTGTGGCGCGCGGCCGCGCCCTCGCTCGCGCGCAGCAAGACCATCCTGGGGAAGAAGCGCAGCGCGAACTCAAGCGTGCACGCGCAGCCCTCGTGGAAGCCGGCTTCAACAGCTATCTGCCTGCGGTGGACGCTGCGCTCGTCGCGTAG